A region from the Halomonas piscis genome encodes:
- the pstA gene encoding phosphate ABC transporter permease PstA, with protein MTQAFDHIEAQLRRRHRKTRLLKALSMGALGLAGLFLVLFFTDMLIKGLPAFKQAQIQVEVDYSEQASQLPLAAVSEAVRPLVSRGYLRLIPSRMRDDPALQGTTRSEWVLADGQVDQYLKGHHSKLSDRHRAVVDRLRAEGRVELRFNTRFFTSGDSRMPELAGIASAAMGTVMTLMVTLAVAFPIGVMTAIYLEEFAPDNRITQLVEININNLAAIPSILYGLLGLAIFINFFGVPRSSPLVGGLTLALMTLPVIIISTRTALRSVPDSIRHAGFGVGCSRWQVVRDHVLPLAMPGIMTGAIIGLAQAMGETAPLIIIGMVAFIPDIGGSITEAATVMPAQIFTWAGEPDRAFIEKTSGGILVLLAVLITMNATAVVLRRRFERRW; from the coding sequence ATGACACAGGCGTTCGATCACATCGAGGCTCAGCTTCGGCGACGGCATCGCAAGACCCGACTTCTGAAAGCGTTGTCCATGGGGGCGCTTGGCCTTGCCGGCCTGTTTCTGGTGCTGTTTTTCACTGACATGCTGATCAAGGGGTTGCCGGCCTTCAAGCAGGCACAGATTCAGGTCGAGGTCGACTACAGCGAGCAGGCCAGCCAGCTGCCGCTGGCGGCCGTATCCGAAGCCGTGCGCCCGCTGGTCAGCCGCGGCTATCTGCGCCTGATTCCATCGCGCATGCGAGACGACCCGGCGCTTCAGGGCACCACGCGCAGCGAGTGGGTGCTGGCCGATGGCCAGGTCGACCAATATCTGAAGGGTCACCACAGCAAATTAAGCGATCGCCACCGGGCGGTAGTGGATCGGCTGCGGGCCGAGGGCCGGGTGGAGCTACGTTTCAATACGCGGTTTTTCACCAGCGGCGATTCCAGGATGCCTGAACTTGCCGGTATCGCCTCGGCCGCCATGGGGACCGTGATGACCCTGATGGTCACCCTGGCGGTGGCGTTTCCGATTGGCGTGATGACGGCGATCTATCTGGAGGAGTTTGCACCGGACAACCGCATCACTCAGCTGGTCGAGATCAATATCAACAACCTGGCGGCGATCCCGTCGATTCTATATGGCCTGCTGGGGCTGGCGATCTTCATCAACTTCTTTGGCGTGCCGCGCTCTTCGCCGTTGGTCGGCGGGCTGACGCTGGCGCTAATGACGCTGCCGGTGATCATTATCTCGACCCGCACGGCGCTGCGCAGCGTGCCGGACTCCATTCGTCATGCCGGCTTCGGCGTTGGCTGCTCGCGCTGGCAGGTGGTACGCGACCATGTGCTACCGCTGGCGATGCCCGGCATCATGACTGGCGCGATTATTGGTCTGGCCCAGGCCATGGGCGAAACCGCGCCGCTGATCATCATCGGTATGGTGGCCTTTATTCCCGATATCGGCGGCTCGATCACCGAGGCCGCCACGGTGATGCCGGCTCAGATATTCACCTGGGCGGGCGAGCCCGATCGGGCCTTCATCGAGAAAACGTCGGGCGGCATCCTGGTGCTACTGGCGGTGCTGATCACCATGAATGCCACCGCCGTAGTGCTGCGCAGGCGCTTCGAGCGCCGCTGGTAG
- the pstB gene encoding phosphate ABC transporter ATP-binding protein PstB: MNRPSSGEPVTRNDSAHHALSVRVRDLDLWYGQFQALKSISLDIYQNNITALIGPSGCGKSSFLRCLNRMNDLIPRVRIEGLVEMGGRDVNAAKVDEVALRRRVGMVFQKPNPFPKSIHDNVAYAPRMHDIVSRKADVKALVESSLRDAGLWEEVKDKLHQPGTSLSGGQQQRLCIARAIAVQPEVILMDEPTSSLDPISTATIEDLMDRLKRRYTIITVTHNMQQAARIADYTAFFHLGEMIEYNDTKTMFSTPHTRKAEDYITGRYG; the protein is encoded by the coding sequence ATGAATCGACCTTCGAGCGGTGAGCCGGTGACTCGCAATGACAGCGCCCATCATGCGCTCAGCGTGCGAGTGCGCGATCTCGATCTCTGGTACGGACAGTTTCAGGCGCTCAAGTCCATCAGCCTGGATATTTACCAGAACAACATTACCGCGCTGATTGGCCCTTCCGGCTGTGGCAAATCTTCCTTTCTGCGCTGCCTGAACCGCATGAACGACCTGATTCCCAGGGTACGCATCGAAGGCCTGGTGGAGATGGGCGGGCGAGATGTGAATGCCGCCAAGGTGGACGAGGTGGCGCTGCGCCGCCGGGTCGGCATGGTGTTCCAGAAGCCCAACCCGTTTCCCAAGTCGATTCATGACAACGTGGCCTATGCCCCGCGCATGCACGATATCGTCAGCCGCAAGGCCGATGTGAAGGCGCTGGTGGAAAGTTCACTGCGCGACGCGGGCCTGTGGGAGGAGGTCAAGGACAAGCTGCACCAGCCCGGCACCTCGCTCTCTGGCGGCCAGCAGCAGCGCCTGTGCATTGCCCGCGCCATTGCCGTGCAGCCGGAAGTGATCCTGATGGACGAGCCAACCTCGTCGCTGGACCCGATCTCCACGGCGACCATCGAGGATCTGATGGACCGGCTCAAGCGTCGCTACACCATCATCACAGTCACCCACAACATGCAGCAGGCCGCGCGAATCGCCGATTACACTGCCTTTTTCCATCTGGGTGAGATGATTGAATATAACGATACCAAGACGATGTTCTCGACGCCGCATACCAGGAAGGCCGAGGACTATATTACCGGCCGCTACGGCTGA
- a CDS encoding TnsD family Tn7-like transposition protein, which yields MLNFPLPYPEELLYSIVARAGIRHGIASPKQLLEEVYDNRKVVATLDFPSHLQKMVKWLPSSYALETIAYGHTLLPLYAPFIPEERRQQCLQWMAGESQGAIHLAMGVAASIVKTPSHIRYCPGCLKEQQRSFGEYFWLREWQVSGVESCDKHGMLINTSITRPLIERHHYQAASPEKCPLFPQKTSCKNSLLILEQIRQLLREGPEKSPSFEQWSCYYNLLAQKFGFIRGKAQIDHLAIYDEVLETWSADFLNRHGLLLCSGDEAESFWLRSVFRKHRKVFSYLQHLVIHEALLPKGWCISEVLKSVRETSTKKSNVQISVKFSGDHFELTQDQQQWMKLLEDYYPKAARRINAALYARLYRYDRCWLMGVNSEKQLAERQERKYRVDWQKRDKEYLKRLKNIIHFLNSSQVGPRRSRNFLMKRLGSSSSLEKKMHLLPETAKLLEKISETVDQYQIRRLSNTNAVLKDIYDQPPRWRVLRNSGLSEERLTSSARKYLKRLEEGKDEFQRNRKQQSH from the coding sequence ATGCTAAATTTCCCGCTCCCATATCCAGAAGAATTGCTATATAGCATAGTCGCCAGGGCCGGGATACGACATGGAATTGCTAGCCCTAAGCAATTATTGGAGGAGGTTTACGATAATCGTAAGGTTGTTGCAACCTTGGATTTTCCGAGTCATTTGCAAAAAATGGTCAAGTGGTTGCCATCATCGTACGCTTTAGAAACTATTGCCTATGGTCATACATTGCTGCCACTTTATGCACCTTTTATCCCCGAAGAGCGTCGTCAACAATGTTTACAGTGGATGGCTGGAGAGTCTCAAGGTGCAATACATTTAGCAATGGGAGTTGCTGCATCAATTGTAAAAACACCCAGTCACATTAGGTATTGCCCTGGATGTTTGAAAGAACAACAACGCTCTTTTGGTGAATATTTTTGGCTTCGAGAATGGCAGGTTTCAGGTGTCGAGAGCTGTGATAAACATGGCATGCTTATTAACACAAGCATAACTCGCCCTCTGATAGAGCGGCATCATTATCAGGCAGCATCACCGGAGAAATGCCCGTTATTTCCTCAAAAAACTTCCTGTAAAAATTCGCTATTAATCTTGGAGCAGATTCGGCAGTTGCTACGCGAAGGACCGGAGAAATCACCAAGTTTTGAGCAGTGGTCGTGCTATTATAACCTGCTTGCTCAGAAATTTGGCTTTATTCGAGGTAAAGCTCAAATTGATCATTTGGCGATATATGATGAAGTTTTGGAAACTTGGTCTGCGGACTTTCTAAACCGTCATGGTTTATTGCTATGTTCTGGCGATGAGGCTGAATCTTTTTGGCTTCGCTCTGTATTTCGTAAGCATCGTAAGGTTTTTAGTTACCTGCAACATTTGGTCATTCATGAGGCCTTGCTTCCTAAAGGATGGTGTATCAGCGAAGTACTTAAGTCGGTACGGGAGACATCAACCAAAAAGTCTAATGTTCAGATTAGCGTAAAATTTTCTGGTGATCATTTTGAACTTACCCAAGATCAGCAACAATGGATGAAGCTCTTGGAAGACTACTATCCTAAAGCAGCAAGGCGAATAAACGCTGCACTATATGCTCGGCTGTATCGGTACGATCGGTGTTGGCTTATGGGAGTTAATTCTGAAAAACAGTTAGCTGAAAGGCAGGAAAGGAAATATAGAGTTGATTGGCAGAAGCGTGATAAAGAGTATCTAAAGAGGCTAAAAAATATTATTCACTTTCTAAATTCCAGTCAAGTTGGTCCTAGACGGTCCAGAAATTTTCTTATGAAACGTCTTGGGAGCAGCTCATCACTGGAAAAGAAGATGCATTTACTACCTGAAACAGCTAAGCTTCTTGAGAAAATTTCTGAAACTGTTGATCAGTATCAGATCCGCCGATTGAGTAATACCAATGCAGTATTAAAAGATATCTATGATCAACCACCGCGTTGGCGTGTTTTAAGAAACTCTGGGCTCAGTGAAGAAAGGCTCACCAGCTCAGCAAGAAAATATTTAAAACGACTAGAAGAAGGAAAGGATGAATTTCAAAGAAATAGAAAACAACAGTCGCATTAG
- a CDS encoding Tn7-like element transposition protein TnsE has protein sequence MNFKEIENNSRIREIGSIYRRLDNSDWRIEVKLDPRQKKESFSISQLTALARRRVLNAVDNHNPAGYKSSITIGDTTQWEHRQIGECPITSVAKQGDRHQWSFCFESNDIVYYLPQIELARVLFFHYAYLSRLAMIPGGLSEEFDIQENEAEKYAKVNILPTSSLPKYVRESLELRRLLAWVLLDKDARRSFESISSYQLKEGSDVGNYRRWSFRFDPPVLNHVSLKLCGHFDRDRRAFFVYEIHDVKNLVHTGPEQIEFFDPGFRTPMSAKGVGAESNPRSAEQPLIDDEELPKNEGKDLIFQLPSINFSFSNPTYTTRTGMGNRLSSRTPDTSEAEESQNLEKLEFSTDERTIRGQLPSAVFNVLEDHSDDLHHYIHRFEAFAEMVEVLQDKGCVILESAIKKLPAMAGFSKFLMTDGNPRCLAFRLLRIRGQNFVLLEVDTSDSKTKLSTLLLKQPSTDFDWKKELYLLEKLLVKSSLVWPKKYLDEIFPSHYDRIPHPRTNSFNKTFLEPHSIRRWADRLYSYLN, from the coding sequence ATGAATTTCAAAGAAATAGAAAACAACAGTCGCATTAGAGAAATTGGTTCAATCTATCGCCGTCTTGATAACTCAGATTGGAGAATCGAGGTCAAGCTTGATCCTAGACAAAAAAAAGAGTCATTTTCTATTTCACAGCTAACGGCCTTGGCTCGACGGCGTGTACTGAATGCAGTGGACAATCATAATCCTGCAGGATATAAATCTAGTATCACTATAGGAGATACAACTCAATGGGAGCATCGACAAATAGGAGAATGCCCAATAACTTCGGTTGCTAAACAAGGAGATAGGCATCAGTGGTCTTTCTGTTTTGAGAGTAACGATATTGTATATTACCTTCCTCAGATAGAGTTGGCGCGAGTTCTTTTTTTCCACTATGCATATCTAAGTCGTTTGGCTATGATTCCGGGAGGTCTAAGTGAGGAGTTTGATATCCAGGAAAATGAGGCGGAAAAATATGCAAAAGTAAATATACTCCCTACAAGCTCTTTGCCTAAATATGTTCGTGAAAGTCTTGAGTTACGGAGGTTGTTGGCCTGGGTTCTTCTCGATAAAGATGCCCGTAGATCTTTTGAAAGTATCTCAAGCTATCAATTAAAAGAGGGGAGTGATGTTGGGAATTATAGAAGATGGAGTTTTCGTTTTGATCCACCAGTGTTGAATCATGTGTCATTGAAATTGTGTGGACATTTTGACCGGGATCGTAGGGCTTTTTTTGTTTACGAAATTCATGATGTCAAAAACTTGGTACATACTGGGCCTGAGCAGATAGAGTTTTTTGATCCTGGATTTAGGACACCGATGTCTGCTAAAGGCGTGGGGGCTGAAAGTAACCCACGATCAGCGGAGCAGCCATTGATTGATGATGAAGAACTCCCTAAAAATGAAGGTAAAGATCTAATATTTCAATTGCCTAGTATTAATTTTTCCTTTTCTAATCCGACCTATACAACTCGAACAGGTATGGGAAATCGCCTGTCCTCTCGCACTCCGGATACATCTGAAGCTGAAGAATCTCAAAATTTAGAAAAGTTAGAATTCAGTACCGATGAACGAACTATCCGAGGGCAGCTACCGTCTGCAGTATTTAATGTACTGGAAGATCATAGTGATGACCTTCATCATTACATCCACAGGTTTGAAGCTTTTGCTGAAATGGTGGAGGTTTTGCAAGATAAGGGATGCGTAATACTGGAGTCAGCCATAAAAAAACTGCCTGCAATGGCTGGTTTTTCTAAGTTTCTGATGACAGATGGCAATCCTCGTTGCCTAGCATTTCGACTCTTAAGGATAAGGGGGCAGAATTTTGTGTTGCTGGAGGTTGATACATCCGATAGCAAAACCAAGCTCTCGACTCTCTTGTTGAAGCAACCAAGTACGGATTTTGACTGGAAAAAGGAACTATATCTACTGGAGAAGCTTTTGGTAAAAAGCTCCTTGGTGTGGCCCAAAAAATATCTTGATGAGATATTTCCGAGCCACTACGATCGGATACCTCACCCCAGAACAAACTCATTCAATAAGACTTTCTTGGAACCTCATTCCATCCGCAGATGGGCCGACAGGTTATATAGCTATTTAAATTAA
- the pstC gene encoding phosphate ABC transporter permease subunit PstC, producing the protein MQTNQFLALFCGTLLVLGLIAFFAARAKAARARASGTSMHAQPDQYGWFGVLSIAAPALAVSLVGSVAMLLVGAKISIAMLLVVSIAVACLGLVGSIAMVRPGFHARRAVEAFVRFMLAGATLISILTTLGILVSIINEAVRFFQMQSFWGFITGTVWNPGASFLTAAGRAEEGASAAQFGSLPLFAGTFMITAIAMLVAIPIGLLSAIYMAEFANSRVRSIAKPVLEVLAGIPTVVYGFFAAITVAPLIVAAAQWLGLKADFNNALAPGIVMGIMIIPFISSLADDVIHSVPDSMRQGALALGLTHGETIRDVVVPAALPGIVSASLLAVSRALGETMIVVMAAGMLPNLTANPLENMTTVTVRIVAALTGDQEFASAETLSAFALGLVLFVVTLMLNLVSVIMIRRFREKYRVNNL; encoded by the coding sequence ATGCAGACCAACCAATTCCTCGCCCTGTTCTGTGGCACTCTGCTGGTGCTGGGTCTGATCGCCTTCTTCGCGGCGCGTGCCAAGGCGGCCAGGGCGCGCGCCAGCGGCACCTCGATGCACGCCCAGCCCGATCAGTACGGCTGGTTTGGCGTGCTCTCTATCGCAGCACCGGCACTGGCGGTGAGCCTGGTCGGTAGCGTGGCCATGCTGCTGGTCGGGGCGAAGATTTCCATTGCCATGTTGCTGGTGGTCAGTATCGCCGTGGCCTGCCTAGGCCTGGTGGGCAGCATCGCCATGGTCAGGCCCGGGTTTCATGCACGGCGCGCCGTCGAGGCGTTTGTTCGCTTTATGCTGGCTGGAGCCACGCTGATCTCCATTTTGACAACGCTGGGCATTCTGGTCTCGATCATCAATGAGGCAGTGCGTTTCTTCCAGATGCAGAGCTTCTGGGGCTTTATCACCGGAACCGTCTGGAACCCCGGCGCCAGCTTTCTGACGGCCGCCGGGCGCGCCGAGGAAGGCGCCAGTGCCGCTCAATTCGGCTCGCTGCCGCTGTTTGCCGGTACCTTCATGATCACCGCGATCGCCATGCTGGTGGCCATCCCAATTGGTCTGCTGTCGGCGATCTACATGGCGGAGTTCGCCAACTCGCGCGTACGCAGCATCGCCAAGCCGGTCCTTGAAGTGCTGGCGGGTATTCCCACGGTGGTCTACGGCTTCTTTGCAGCGATTACCGTGGCACCGCTGATCGTTGCGGCAGCACAGTGGCTCGGCCTCAAGGCCGACTTCAACAATGCCCTGGCGCCCGGCATCGTCATGGGCATCATGATCATTCCGTTCATTTCCTCACTGGCCGATGACGTGATCCATTCGGTGCCCGACAGCATGCGCCAGGGCGCGCTGGCGCTCGGCCTGACCCATGGCGAGACGATTCGCGATGTGGTGGTGCCGGCGGCGCTGCCCGGCATTGTTTCGGCCTCGCTACTGGCGGTGTCTCGGGCGCTGGGGGAAACCATGATCGTAGTGATGGCGGCGGGCATGCTGCCCAACCTGACCGCCAATCCGCTGGAAAACATGACCACCGTGACGGTGCGTATCGTCGCCGCCCTGACCGGGGATCAGGAGTTTGCCAGCGCTGAAACGCTGTCGGCCTTTGCCCTGGGGCTGGTGCTGTTCGTGGTGACCCTGATGCTGAATCTGGTGTCGGTGATCATGATTCGCCGTTTTCGGGAAAAGTACCGGGTCAATAATCTCTAA
- a CDS encoding PstS family phosphate ABC transporter substrate-binding protein, with translation MSRTFKNRAFKTTVLAAAVISAVGVAQARDQVRIVGSSTVYPFASYVAEEFGAITDYPTPVIESTGSGGGLRLFCNGVGEDTPDISNASRRMKPSEFERCAENGVTDITEAFIGYDGIAFAQSGANPAMEVTREQLFLALAAKVPVEGELVDNPYSRWSEIDASLPDREIAVYGPPTTSGTRDAFEELVMEAASEAMDAYGGEGFTDIRTDGAYIDAGENDNLIVQRLAENTDAFGIFGYSFLEENADTLIGSSIDGVEPTPDAIGSGEYPVSRSLFFYVKNQHTDEVPAMYEYANTFMSEQMIGELGYLKGIGLIPAPEEMREKARQAVADHESIELADLK, from the coding sequence ATGAGCCGTACCTTCAAGAATCGCGCTTTCAAGACTACCGTCCTCGCCGCCGCCGTCATCAGCGCTGTCGGTGTTGCCCAGGCCCGTGACCAGGTTCGCATCGTGGGCTCCAGCACGGTGTATCCCTTCGCAAGTTACGTGGCCGAGGAGTTCGGGGCGATCACCGACTACCCGACGCCGGTCATTGAATCCACCGGCTCCGGCGGCGGCCTGCGCCTGTTCTGCAACGGCGTCGGCGAGGACACTCCGGATATCAGCAACGCCTCCCGCCGCATGAAGCCCTCCGAGTTCGAGCGCTGCGCCGAGAATGGCGTCACCGATATTACCGAAGCTTTCATTGGCTACGACGGCATCGCCTTTGCCCAGTCCGGTGCGAACCCGGCGATGGAGGTGACCCGCGAACAGCTGTTCCTGGCCCTAGCCGCCAAGGTGCCGGTGGAGGGTGAATTGGTCGACAACCCCTACAGCCGCTGGAGCGAGATCGACGCCTCCCTGCCGGATCGCGAGATCGCCGTCTACGGGCCGCCGACCACGTCCGGCACCCGGGATGCCTTCGAGGAGCTGGTGATGGAAGCTGCGTCCGAAGCAATGGACGCCTACGGCGGTGAGGGTTTCACCGATATTCGTACCGACGGCGCCTATATCGATGCCGGTGAGAATGACAACCTGATCGTCCAGCGCCTGGCCGAGAACACTGATGCCTTCGGCATCTTCGGCTACTCCTTCCTTGAGGAAAATGCCGATACCCTGATCGGCTCCAGCATCGACGGCGTCGAGCCGACCCCGGACGCCATCGGCAGCGGCGAGTACCCGGTGTCCCGCTCGCTGTTCTTCTACGTGAAGAATCAGCACACCGACGAGGTGCCGGCCATGTACGAGTATGCCAACACCTTCATGAGCGAGCAGATGATTGGTGAGCTGGGCTACCTCAAGGGCATCGGCCTAATCCCGGCCCCCGAGGAGATGCGCGAGAAGGCCCGTCAGGCAGTGGCCGACCACGAGTCGATCGAACTGGCCGACCTGAAGTAA
- a CDS encoding IS630 family transposase (programmed frameshift), whose amino-acid sequence MARRFVAPLTDSEHQTLSSAYHHGEKRALRRRAHAILLSNQGHTINQISEILQVRRDAVSRWLKQWEASGLDGLIDKPRSGRTPALDDNDHQRLKEMVAEQPHQLRSLHARFQDETGKEVSMVTLRRALKKNRLSFKRIRHSLKSRRDERDFRNTQDLLKALQQREDQGKHELYYFDESGFSQSSSVPYAWSPIGKPCEVTAYSHSRRLNVLGFLSRAGKLVYHTATESVTTETVIDAFDHFVAQKDPDTFAVVVLDNASMHRSKAFRQKILEWMSHRVHLVYLSAYSPELNLIEVLWRQMKYVWLPLSAYLTFDNLCEEVHRILDGYGSDHAINFE is encoded by the exons ATGGCAAGGCGCTTTGTTGCTCCACTTACTGACTCTGAACATCAGACGCTGTCCTCGGCCTATCACCATGGTGAGAAGCGTGCCTTACGTCGTCGTGCTCATGCTATCTTGCTAAGCAACCAAGGCCATACCATTAACCAAATCAGCGAGATACTGCAAGTTCGTCGTGATGCCGTATCACGATGGCTCAAGCAATGGGAAGCGTCGGGCCTCGATGGACTGATCGACAAGCCGCGCAGTGGTCGTACGCCTGCCTTGGATGACAACGACCACCAGCGACTGAAGGAAATGGTCGCAGAACAGCCCCATCAGCTCCGCTCCTTGCACGCTCGCTTTCAGGACGAGACGGGGAAAGAGGTCAGCATGGTGACGCTCCGTAGAGCGCTC AAAAAAAATAGGCTCAGCTTCAAACGTATTCGGCATTCATTGAAGTCACGGCGTGACGAAAGAGATTTTCGCAACACTCAGGACCTCCTCAAGGCGCTTCAGCAGCGTGAAGATCAGGGTAAACATGAGCTCTATTACTTTGATGAATCAGGATTTTCACAATCATCGTCGGTGCCATACGCGTGGAGCCCCATCGGTAAACCCTGTGAGGTGACTGCCTACTCACATAGCCGAAGGCTGAATGTACTGGGGTTCCTCAGCCGAGCGGGGAAGTTGGTCTATCACACCGCCACCGAGTCCGTGACCACTGAGACGGTCATTGATGCGTTTGACCATTTTGTGGCCCAGAAGGACCCCGATACCTTCGCCGTGGTGGTGCTCGACAATGCCAGCATGCATCGCTCCAAGGCCTTCAGGCAGAAAATACTCGAGTGGATGTCGCATCGTGTGCATTTGGTCTATTTATCAGCTTATTCACCAGAGCTGAATCTGATCGAGGTTCTGTGGCGGCAGATGAAGTATGTCTGGCTGCCTCTGAGTGCGTACCTCACGTTTGATAACCTCTGTGAGGAGGTACATCGGATACTCGATGGCTATGGATCCGATCACGCGATTAATTTTGAATAG
- a CDS encoding IS5 family transposase (programmed frameshift), with amino-acid sequence MSRLKLRDDQWERIEHLLPGKASDCGVTAKDNRLFVEAVLWIARTGAPWRDLPESFGRWHTVYMRYNRWSRKGVWQRIFDTVADDPDLEQLMIDGSIVRVHQHGASKKTRKVEAMGKSRGGLSTKIHAAVDALGNPVRLVLTPGQASEYGAAPALLEGFSPQAVLGDKGYDSTALRDMIQAAGAEPVIPPKKNRLARIEVDWHCYQDRNLVERFFQKIKKFRRLSTRYERLARNYQSLLCLVSAAIWLA; translated from the exons ATGAGTCGGTTGAAGTTACGCGATGATCAGTGGGAGCGAATCGAGCACCTGCTCCCCGGCAAAGCCTCAGACTGTGGGGTAACTGCCAAGGACAATCGCCTGTTCGTGGAAGCCGTGCTCTGGATCGCTCGGACCGGCGCCCCGTGGCGTGATCTTCCCGAATCTTTTGGGCGCTGGCACACCGTCTACATGCGGTATAACCGTTGGTCACGAAAGGGCGTTTGGCAGCGTATTTTTGACACAGTAGCCGACGATCCCGATCTAGAGCAGCTGATGATCGACGGTAGCATCGTCAGGGTGCACCAGCATGGAGCGTCAAAAAAAACACGCAAG GTCGAAGCCATGGGCAAATCTCGAGGCGGATTGAGCACCAAAATTCATGCCGCAGTCGATGCGTTAGGTAACCCAGTACGATTGGTTCTCACACCGGGCCAGGCGTCGGAGTATGGTGCTGCTCCCGCTCTACTGGAAGGTTTTTCCCCGCAAGCGGTGCTGGGCGACAAGGGGTATGACTCCACTGCTCTGCGGGACATGATTCAGGCCGCAGGTGCCGAGCCGGTGATTCCTCCGAAAAAGAATCGTTTGGCGCGCATTGAAGTAGACTGGCACTGTTACCAAGATCGCAATCTGGTGGAGAGGTTCTTTCAGAAAATCAAGAAGTTCCGGCGGTTATCTACACGCTATGAGCGACTGGCAAGAAACTACCAGTCACTCCTCTGCCTCGTGTCAGCCGCCATATGGCTGGCCTAA
- the phoU gene encoding phosphate signaling complex protein PhoU has product MSITNEPHSQHISRQFSQELEALKTHLMTMGGLVEKQVQDATRSLLETDTALAQRVVANDRHVNDMQVKIDDECTLLLVRRQPAASDLRLVLAVTRATSDLERIGDEADKIARNALELVESNSGNCGFVEVRLISEHVRKMVSDSLTSFAHFDTELALKVVREDDHVDSEYKTAMRSLMTLMMEDVRAISPVLSIMWMLRSLERIGDHASNLAEYVIYLVKGMDVRHQNADEVACSIRAEDGSPPVSG; this is encoded by the coding sequence ATGAGCATAACCAACGAACCCCATAGCCAGCATATTTCCCGCCAGTTCAGTCAAGAGCTGGAGGCATTGAAAACGCACCTGATGACCATGGGTGGCCTGGTTGAAAAGCAAGTACAGGATGCGACCCGCTCACTGCTCGAGACGGACACGGCACTGGCTCAGCGGGTGGTAGCCAACGACCGTCACGTCAATGACATGCAGGTCAAGATCGACGACGAGTGCACCCTGCTACTGGTACGTCGTCAGCCGGCGGCCTCGGATCTGCGCCTTGTGCTAGCGGTGACTCGCGCCACGTCGGATCTCGAGCGCATCGGCGACGAGGCCGACAAGATCGCCCGCAACGCGCTGGAGCTGGTCGAGAGCAACTCGGGAAACTGCGGTTTCGTCGAGGTGCGGCTCATCAGCGAGCATGTGCGCAAGATGGTCAGCGATTCGCTGACCTCTTTCGCCCACTTTGATACCGAACTGGCACTAAAGGTGGTGCGTGAAGACGATCATGTCGATAGCGAATACAAGACCGCCATGCGCTCACTCATGACACTCATGATGGAAGATGTGCGGGCGATTTCACCGGTGCTGAGCATCATGTGGATGCTGCGCTCGCTGGAGCGCATTGGCGATCATGCCAGTAACCTGGCTGAATATGTGATCTACCTGGTCAAGGGGATGGATGTGCGCCATCAGAATGCTGACGAGGTAGCCTGTAGTATCAGGGCCGAGGATGGTTCCCCCCCAGTGTCAGGATGA